The Glycine max cultivar Williams 82 chromosome 12, Glycine_max_v4.0, whole genome shotgun sequence genome window below encodes:
- the LOC100781886 gene encoding uncharacterized protein isoform X2 — protein sequence MKREKEKEKGVAVTSPVSGEDSDDKQRPSFPSVRFSSRNASSKYDFVKVKVWLGDNADHYYVLSRFLLSRMLTVTKIPNHVAIKIALELKKLLTDNSLLDVSQSDLEVNLFKKCSKRVLFVQLMERRGYGEEYINRYKMMTRFHHQRVPLVILVCGTACVGKSTIATQLAQRLNLPNVLQTDMVYELLRTSTDAPLASTPVWARDFSSSEELITEFCRECRVVRKGLAGDLKKAMKDGKPIIIEGIHLDPSIYLVDDDNKSPSGVHSENKEINPAFMTLDDNATAQIKDIHVGSSDESNGGSRILSSDEGVSADQVDVVSNSMASMGLTESIPEHKVASLRELETDKTTISRAKSGPKPIIVPIVLKMAEFDHKALLEEWISARTFNDKCPDLDNEKLIANLKTIQDYLCSFTSQGLTVVNVSATTFPQTLDWLHGYLLQCIEQGIKENVTPVAPS from the exons AtgaagagggagaaggagaaggagaagggcgTGGCTGTGACAAGCCCTGTGAGTGGCGAAGACAGCGATGATAAGCAACGCCCTTCCTTTCCCTCCGTCAGATTCTCTTCCCGCAACGCTTCCTCCAAATACGATTTCGTCAag GTGAAGGTGTGGTTGGGTGATAATGCGGATCACTACTATGTTCTCTCCCGATTTTTGCTCAGCAGAATGCTAACGGTAACCAAG ATTCCAAACCACGTTGCTATCAAAATTGCTCTCGAATTGAAGAAGCTGCTCACAGATAACAGCCTTCTAGATGT CTCTCAATCTGACTTGGAAGTCAACCTATTTAAG aaaTGTTCCAAGAGGGTGCTATTTGTGCAGCTTATGGAGCGGCGGGGATATGGAGAAGAATACATAAATCGTTACAAGATGATGACGAG ATTTCATCATCAAAGAGTTCCGTTAGTAATCCTTGTTTGTGGAACTGCTTGTGTTGGGAAGTCTACTATTGCCACCCAGCTTGCACAGAGGCTAAATTTACCAAATGTATTACAG ACAGATATGGTTTATGAATTGTTGCGCACATCAACAGA TGCACCATTGGCATCGACTCCAGTATGGGCTAGAGACTTCAGTTCATCAGAGGAGTTAATAACTGAATTTTGCAGAGAATGCAGGGTTGTTCGCAAAG GTTTGGCTGGTGATCTGAAAAAGGCAATGAAAGATGGGAAGCCAATTATAATCGAG GGGATACATTTGGATCCTAGCATTTATTTAGTGGATGATGACAATAAATCACCCTCTGGTGTACATTcagaaaataaagagataaatCCAGCATTTATGACATTGGATGATAATGCTACTGCACAAATAAAAGACATTCATGTGGGTAGCAGTGATGAGAGTAATGGTGGCTCCAGGATTTTGAGCTCTGATGAAGGAGTATCTGCTGACCAGGTTGATGTAGTATCAAATTCCATGGCATCCATGGGCCTAACTGAAAGCATCCCTGAACATAAAG TTGCTTCTCTTAGGGAACTGGAGACAGACAAAACTACTATTAGTAGGGCGAAGTCAGGTCCCAAACCAATAATTGTGCCTATTGTTTTGAAGATGGCTGAATTTGACCATAAG GCATTACTTGAGGAGTGGATCTCTGCTCGGACATTTAATGACAAATGTCCAGACCTG GATAATGAGAAGCTTATAGCCAACTTGAAAACCATACAGGATTATCTGTGCTCATTCACATCGCAG GGGTTGACTGTGGTCAATGTATCGGCAACAACATTTCCTCAAACATTGGATTGGCTGCATGGTTACCTTCTTcag
- the LOC100777779 gene encoding prefoldin subunit 6 isoform X2 — protein MFTFTNRIQFMSSLHWMMIYGLYYIQFTVYVIVMLCQLPPKKVRNTMSSSNLRDLQRELENKANDLSKLQKEIAKNHQMRKKYTLQLGENELVLKELDLLKDDTNVYKLIGPVLVKQDLAEANANVRKRIEYISAELKRLDATVQDLEEKQNSKKDAILKLQQRIQSLQAGKGKA, from the coding sequence ATGTTCACTTTTACCAATCGAATACAATTTATGAGCAGTCTGCATTGGATGATGATATATGGTTTATATTACATTCAATTCACTGTGTATGTTATTGTTATGTTATGCCAATTGCCACCGAAGAAGGTCAGAAACACAATGAGTTCGTCGAACCTGAGAGATCTCCAACGCGAATTGGAGAACAAAGCCAACGATCTCAGCAAGCTTCAAAAGGAAATTGCAAAGAATCACCAAATGAGAAAGAAGTACACACTCCAGCTTGGCGAGAACGAGCTCGTCCTTAAGGAACTGGATTTATTGAAAGATGACACAAATGTTTATAAGTTGATTGGGCCAGTACTTGTTAAGCAAGATTTGGCCGAGGCCAATGCAAATGTCCGCAAGAGGATCGAATACATCTCAGCTGAATTGAAGCGTCTTGATGCCACTGTTCAAGATTTGGAAGAGAAGCAAAATAGCAAGAAAGATGCAATACTAAAATTGCAACAAAGGATTCAATCACTTCAGGCTGGGAAAGGCAAGGCATAG
- the LOC100781886 gene encoding uncharacterized protein isoform X1, with the protein MKREKEKEKGVAVTSPVSGEDSDDKQRPSFPSVRFSSRNASSKYDFVKVKVWLGDNADHYYVLSRFLLSRMLTVTKIPNHVAIKIALELKKLLTDNSLLDVSQSDLEVNLFKKCSKRVLFVQLMERRGYGEEYINRYKMMTRFHHQRVPLVILVCGTACVGKSTIATQLAQRLNLPNVLQTDMVYELLRTSTDAPLASTPVWARDFSSSEELITEFCRECRVVRKGLAGDLKKAMKDGKPIIIEGIHLDPSIYLVDDDNKSPSGVHSENKEINPAFMTLDDNATAQIKDIHVGSSDESNGGSRILSSDEGVSADQVDVVSNSMASMGLTESIPEHKVFLAVASLRELETDKTTISRAKSGPKPIIVPIVLKMAEFDHKALLEEWISARTFNDKCPDLDNEKLIANLKTIQDYLCSFTSQGLTVVNVSATTFPQTLDWLHGYLLQCIEQGIKENVTPVAPS; encoded by the exons AtgaagagggagaaggagaaggagaagggcgTGGCTGTGACAAGCCCTGTGAGTGGCGAAGACAGCGATGATAAGCAACGCCCTTCCTTTCCCTCCGTCAGATTCTCTTCCCGCAACGCTTCCTCCAAATACGATTTCGTCAag GTGAAGGTGTGGTTGGGTGATAATGCGGATCACTACTATGTTCTCTCCCGATTTTTGCTCAGCAGAATGCTAACGGTAACCAAG ATTCCAAACCACGTTGCTATCAAAATTGCTCTCGAATTGAAGAAGCTGCTCACAGATAACAGCCTTCTAGATGT CTCTCAATCTGACTTGGAAGTCAACCTATTTAAG aaaTGTTCCAAGAGGGTGCTATTTGTGCAGCTTATGGAGCGGCGGGGATATGGAGAAGAATACATAAATCGTTACAAGATGATGACGAG ATTTCATCATCAAAGAGTTCCGTTAGTAATCCTTGTTTGTGGAACTGCTTGTGTTGGGAAGTCTACTATTGCCACCCAGCTTGCACAGAGGCTAAATTTACCAAATGTATTACAG ACAGATATGGTTTATGAATTGTTGCGCACATCAACAGA TGCACCATTGGCATCGACTCCAGTATGGGCTAGAGACTTCAGTTCATCAGAGGAGTTAATAACTGAATTTTGCAGAGAATGCAGGGTTGTTCGCAAAG GTTTGGCTGGTGATCTGAAAAAGGCAATGAAAGATGGGAAGCCAATTATAATCGAG GGGATACATTTGGATCCTAGCATTTATTTAGTGGATGATGACAATAAATCACCCTCTGGTGTACATTcagaaaataaagagataaatCCAGCATTTATGACATTGGATGATAATGCTACTGCACAAATAAAAGACATTCATGTGGGTAGCAGTGATGAGAGTAATGGTGGCTCCAGGATTTTGAGCTCTGATGAAGGAGTATCTGCTGACCAGGTTGATGTAGTATCAAATTCCATGGCATCCATGGGCCTAACTGAAAGCATCCCTGAACATAAAG tttttcttgCAGTTGCTTCTCTTAGGGAACTGGAGACAGACAAAACTACTATTAGTAGGGCGAAGTCAGGTCCCAAACCAATAATTGTGCCTATTGTTTTGAAGATGGCTGAATTTGACCATAAG GCATTACTTGAGGAGTGGATCTCTGCTCGGACATTTAATGACAAATGTCCAGACCTG GATAATGAGAAGCTTATAGCCAACTTGAAAACCATACAGGATTATCTGTGCTCATTCACATCGCAG GGGTTGACTGTGGTCAATGTATCGGCAACAACATTTCCTCAAACATTGGATTGGCTGCATGGTTACCTTCTTcag
- the LOC100812193 gene encoding F-box protein At5g07670, producing MSFRSENVNPNPSPTPPLKKRWSDIWTKSKPLNQMVMAMKLHSLSSSPRISTTDKTNPILSPFPITDRTLLLSDALLLKIIALVSDSSTQRNSNSLVCKRWLNLQGRLVRSLRISDWNFLLSGRLIHRFPNLNHVDLLSAALISPKNSGILLSNRVISMHLDSNSSPNWCFFEDNMLPVEVIDNGLTSLASGCPNLRRLHVIGTTEIGLLTVAEECSTLQELELQRCSDNVLRGIAACGNLQILKLVGHVDGFYDSVVSDIGLTILAQGCKRLVKLELSGCEGSFDGIKAIGKCCQMLEELTFSDHRMDDGWLAAISYCENLKTLRFQSCKKIDPNPGMEEYLGCCPALERLHLQKCQLRDRKSVVALFSVCRAVREIVIQDCWGLDNSMFSLAMICWRVKLLYLEGCSLLTTEGLESVIHSWKDLQSLRVVSCKNIKDNEISPALATLFTTLKELRWSPDTKSLLPSSVKGITMGKKGGKFFKRAR from the exons ATGTCGTTTCGGTCGGAGAACGTGAACCCTAACCCTAGTCCCACTCCTCCATTGAAGAAGCGGTGGTCAGACATATGGACGAAATCGAAACCCCTAAACCAAATGGTAATGGCGATGAAGCTCCACTCCCTCTCTTCTTCTCCTCGCATCAGCACCACCGACAAAACCAACCCTATTCTCTCCCCATTCCCCATCACCGATCGAACCCTTCTCTTATCCGACGCACTTCTCCTCAAAATCATTGCACTAGTCTCCGATTCCTCCACTCAGCGAAACTCAAACTCTCTGGTCTGCAAGCGGTGGCTCAACCTCCAAGGCCGCCTCGTCCGCTCCCTCAGAATCTCCGACTGGAACTTCCTCCTCTCCGGCAGACTCATCCACCGCTTCCCCAATCTCAACCACGTCGATTTGCTCTCCGCCGCCTTAATCTCCCCCAAAAATTCGGGCATTCTCTTAAGCAACCGCGTCATTTCCATGCACCTCGATTCAAACTCTTCCCCTAATTGGTGCTTCTTCGAGGACAACATGCTCCCCGTCGAAGTCATCGACAACGGCCTCACCTCCCTCGCCAGCGGCTGCCCTAATTTGCGCCGCCTCCACGTCATCGGCACCACCGAGATCGGCCTGCTCACCGTCGCCGAGGAGTGCTCCACTCTGCAGGAACTCGAATTGCAGCGCTGCAGCGACAATGTTCTGCGCGGGATCGCCGCGTGTGGGAATCTGCAGATTCTGAAACTCGTTGGGCACGTTGATGGGTTCTACGATTCGGTGGTGTCTGATATTGGGTTGACTATTCTTGCTCAGGGGTGCAAGAGGCTCGTCAAGTTGGAGCTTAGTGGCTGTGAGGGGAGCTTTGATGGGATTAAGGCTATTGGGAAGTGTTGCCAAATGTTGGAGGAGTTGACCTTCTCTGATCATAGGATGGATGACGGGTGGCTCGCCGCAATTTCGTACTGCGAGAATTTGAAGACTTTGAGGTTTCAGTCTTGTAAGAAGATCGATCCCAATCCGGGTATGGAGGAGTATTTGGGTTGTTGCCCCGCGCTCGAACGGTTGCATTTGCAGAAATGTCAGTTGCGGGATAGGAAGAGTGTCGTGGCTTTGTTTTCGGTGTGCAGGGCTGTTAGGGAAATTGTTATTCAGGACTGCTGGGGATTGGATAATAGCATGTTCAGTCTTGCAATGATTTGCTG GCGGGTAAAGTTGTTATACTTAGAAGGGTGCTCATTGCTAACAACAGAAGGTTTGGAGTCTGTGATTCATTCGTGGAAGGATCTTCAGAGCCTTAGAGTAGTGTCATGTAAGAATATAAAGGACAATGAGATCTCTCCTGCGCTTGCAACCTTGTTCACCACTCTCAAGGAATTGAGATGGAGCCCAGATACCAAATCACTTCTTCCATCCAGTGTTAAGGGGATAACCATGGGAAAGAAAGGTGGTAAATTTTTCAAAAGGGCACGATAA
- the LOC100781886 gene encoding uncharacterized protein isoform X4 produces the protein MKREKEKEKGVAVTSPVSGEDSDDKQRPSFPSVRFSSRNASSKYDFVKVKVWLGDNADHYYVLSRFLLSRMLTVTKIPNHVAIKIALELKKLLTDNSLLDVSQSDLEVNLFKLMERRGYGEEYINRYKMMTRFHHQRVPLVILVCGTACVGKSTIATQLAQRLNLPNVLQTDMVYELLRTSTDAPLASTPVWARDFSSSEELITEFCRECRVVRKGLAGDLKKAMKDGKPIIIEGIHLDPSIYLVDDDNKSPSGVHSENKEINPAFMTLDDNATAQIKDIHVGSSDESNGGSRILSSDEGVSADQVDVVSNSMASMGLTESIPEHKVASLRELETDKTTISRAKSGPKPIIVPIVLKMAEFDHKALLEEWISARTFNDKCPDLDNEKLIANLKTIQDYLCSFTSQGLTVVNVSATTFPQTLDWLHGYLLQCIEQGIKENVTPVAPS, from the exons AtgaagagggagaaggagaaggagaagggcgTGGCTGTGACAAGCCCTGTGAGTGGCGAAGACAGCGATGATAAGCAACGCCCTTCCTTTCCCTCCGTCAGATTCTCTTCCCGCAACGCTTCCTCCAAATACGATTTCGTCAag GTGAAGGTGTGGTTGGGTGATAATGCGGATCACTACTATGTTCTCTCCCGATTTTTGCTCAGCAGAATGCTAACGGTAACCAAG ATTCCAAACCACGTTGCTATCAAAATTGCTCTCGAATTGAAGAAGCTGCTCACAGATAACAGCCTTCTAGATGT CTCTCAATCTGACTTGGAAGTCAACCTATTTAAG CTTATGGAGCGGCGGGGATATGGAGAAGAATACATAAATCGTTACAAGATGATGACGAG ATTTCATCATCAAAGAGTTCCGTTAGTAATCCTTGTTTGTGGAACTGCTTGTGTTGGGAAGTCTACTATTGCCACCCAGCTTGCACAGAGGCTAAATTTACCAAATGTATTACAG ACAGATATGGTTTATGAATTGTTGCGCACATCAACAGA TGCACCATTGGCATCGACTCCAGTATGGGCTAGAGACTTCAGTTCATCAGAGGAGTTAATAACTGAATTTTGCAGAGAATGCAGGGTTGTTCGCAAAG GTTTGGCTGGTGATCTGAAAAAGGCAATGAAAGATGGGAAGCCAATTATAATCGAG GGGATACATTTGGATCCTAGCATTTATTTAGTGGATGATGACAATAAATCACCCTCTGGTGTACATTcagaaaataaagagataaatCCAGCATTTATGACATTGGATGATAATGCTACTGCACAAATAAAAGACATTCATGTGGGTAGCAGTGATGAGAGTAATGGTGGCTCCAGGATTTTGAGCTCTGATGAAGGAGTATCTGCTGACCAGGTTGATGTAGTATCAAATTCCATGGCATCCATGGGCCTAACTGAAAGCATCCCTGAACATAAAG TTGCTTCTCTTAGGGAACTGGAGACAGACAAAACTACTATTAGTAGGGCGAAGTCAGGTCCCAAACCAATAATTGTGCCTATTGTTTTGAAGATGGCTGAATTTGACCATAAG GCATTACTTGAGGAGTGGATCTCTGCTCGGACATTTAATGACAAATGTCCAGACCTG GATAATGAGAAGCTTATAGCCAACTTGAAAACCATACAGGATTATCTGTGCTCATTCACATCGCAG GGGTTGACTGTGGTCAATGTATCGGCAACAACATTTCCTCAAACATTGGATTGGCTGCATGGTTACCTTCTTcag
- the LOC100781886 gene encoding uncharacterized protein isoform X3, which yields MKREKEKEKGVAVTSPVSGEDSDDKQRPSFPSVRFSSRNASSKYDFVKVKVWLGDNADHYYVLSRFLLSRMLTVTKIPNHVAIKIALELKKLLTDNSLLDVSQSDLEVNLFKLMERRGYGEEYINRYKMMTRFHHQRVPLVILVCGTACVGKSTIATQLAQRLNLPNVLQTDMVYELLRTSTDAPLASTPVWARDFSSSEELITEFCRECRVVRKGLAGDLKKAMKDGKPIIIEGIHLDPSIYLVDDDNKSPSGVHSENKEINPAFMTLDDNATAQIKDIHVGSSDESNGGSRILSSDEGVSADQVDVVSNSMASMGLTESIPEHKVFLAVASLRELETDKTTISRAKSGPKPIIVPIVLKMAEFDHKALLEEWISARTFNDKCPDLDNEKLIANLKTIQDYLCSFTSQGLTVVNVSATTFPQTLDWLHGYLLQCIEQGIKENVTPVAPS from the exons AtgaagagggagaaggagaaggagaagggcgTGGCTGTGACAAGCCCTGTGAGTGGCGAAGACAGCGATGATAAGCAACGCCCTTCCTTTCCCTCCGTCAGATTCTCTTCCCGCAACGCTTCCTCCAAATACGATTTCGTCAag GTGAAGGTGTGGTTGGGTGATAATGCGGATCACTACTATGTTCTCTCCCGATTTTTGCTCAGCAGAATGCTAACGGTAACCAAG ATTCCAAACCACGTTGCTATCAAAATTGCTCTCGAATTGAAGAAGCTGCTCACAGATAACAGCCTTCTAGATGT CTCTCAATCTGACTTGGAAGTCAACCTATTTAAG CTTATGGAGCGGCGGGGATATGGAGAAGAATACATAAATCGTTACAAGATGATGACGAG ATTTCATCATCAAAGAGTTCCGTTAGTAATCCTTGTTTGTGGAACTGCTTGTGTTGGGAAGTCTACTATTGCCACCCAGCTTGCACAGAGGCTAAATTTACCAAATGTATTACAG ACAGATATGGTTTATGAATTGTTGCGCACATCAACAGA TGCACCATTGGCATCGACTCCAGTATGGGCTAGAGACTTCAGTTCATCAGAGGAGTTAATAACTGAATTTTGCAGAGAATGCAGGGTTGTTCGCAAAG GTTTGGCTGGTGATCTGAAAAAGGCAATGAAAGATGGGAAGCCAATTATAATCGAG GGGATACATTTGGATCCTAGCATTTATTTAGTGGATGATGACAATAAATCACCCTCTGGTGTACATTcagaaaataaagagataaatCCAGCATTTATGACATTGGATGATAATGCTACTGCACAAATAAAAGACATTCATGTGGGTAGCAGTGATGAGAGTAATGGTGGCTCCAGGATTTTGAGCTCTGATGAAGGAGTATCTGCTGACCAGGTTGATGTAGTATCAAATTCCATGGCATCCATGGGCCTAACTGAAAGCATCCCTGAACATAAAG tttttcttgCAGTTGCTTCTCTTAGGGAACTGGAGACAGACAAAACTACTATTAGTAGGGCGAAGTCAGGTCCCAAACCAATAATTGTGCCTATTGTTTTGAAGATGGCTGAATTTGACCATAAG GCATTACTTGAGGAGTGGATCTCTGCTCGGACATTTAATGACAAATGTCCAGACCTG GATAATGAGAAGCTTATAGCCAACTTGAAAACCATACAGGATTATCTGTGCTCATTCACATCGCAG GGGTTGACTGTGGTCAATGTATCGGCAACAACATTTCCTCAAACATTGGATTGGCTGCATGGTTACCTTCTTcag
- the LOC100777779 gene encoding prefoldin subunit 6 isoform X1 yields MSSSNLRDLQRELENKANDLSKLQKEIAKNHQMRKKYTLQLGENELVLKELDLLKDDTNVYKLIGPVLVKQDLAEANANVRKRIEYISAELKRLDATVQDLEEKQNSKKDAILKLQQRIQSLQAGKGKA; encoded by the coding sequence ATGAGTTCGTCGAACCTGAGAGATCTCCAACGCGAATTGGAGAACAAAGCCAACGATCTCAGCAAGCTTCAAAAGGAAATTGCAAAGAATCACCAAATGAGAAAGAAGTACACACTCCAGCTTGGCGAGAACGAGCTCGTCCTTAAGGAACTGGATTTATTGAAAGATGACACAAATGTTTATAAGTTGATTGGGCCAGTACTTGTTAAGCAAGATTTGGCCGAGGCCAATGCAAATGTCCGCAAGAGGATCGAATACATCTCAGCTGAATTGAAGCGTCTTGATGCCACTGTTCAAGATTTGGAAGAGAAGCAAAATAGCAAGAAAGATGCAATACTAAAATTGCAACAAAGGATTCAATCACTTCAGGCTGGGAAAGGCAAGGCATAG